A genome region from Choloepus didactylus isolate mChoDid1 chromosome 14, mChoDid1.pri, whole genome shotgun sequence includes the following:
- the LOC119509461 gene encoding olfactory receptor 8H1-like yields MRSRNNTNVAGFILMGLTDSEDIRQILFMLFLLIYLITLLGNAGMILIIHLDLQLHTPMYFFLSHLSFLDLSYSTVITPKTLENLLISNRYISFTGCFTQMSFFVFFCGTEFFLLSLMAYDRYVAICNPLHYPVVMSMRLCCTLVTGSYMIVFTTSLVIVLFMGRLHFCSSNVIYHFFCDTTPILALSCTDTHDTEIMIFILCGITVMVSLLTISVSYVSILSTILKMNSTSGKHKAFSTCASHLLGVTIFYSTTIFTYLKPKKSYSLGKDQVASVFYTMVVPMLNPLIYSLRNKEVKNALIRVMQKREGSRHLK; encoded by the coding sequence ATGAGAAGTAGGAATAACACAAATGTGGCTGGCTTCATCCTTATGGGATTGACAGACTCTGAAGACATCAGGCAGATCCTCTTTATGCTGTTTCTCCTGATATACCTGATTACCCTGCTAGGGAATGCAGGGATGATACTGATAATTCACCTGGATCTTcagcttcacacccccatgtattttttcctcagtcaTCTCTCATTCCTTGACCTCAGTTACTCAACGGTTATCACACCTAAAACCTTAGAGAACTTACTGATTTCCAACAGGTATATTTCATTCACAGGCTGCTTCACCCAGATGTCTTTTTTTGTATTCTTCTGTGGCACTgagtttttccttctctctttaatggcctatgaccgctatgtagcTATCTGCAATCCTCTTCACTACCCAGTGGTTATGTCCATGAGACTCTGCTGTACTCTCGTCACTGGTTCCTACATGATTGTTTTTACTACCTCCTTGGTCATTGTTCTTTTCATGGGTAGGTTGCATTTCTGCAGTTCCAATGTAATCTATCACTTTTTTTGTGACACAACCCCAATTTTAGCTCTGTCCTGCACTGACACTCATGACACTGAAATCATGATATTCATTCTCTGTGGCATTACTGTAATGGTGTCTCTTCTCACAATCTCTGTTTCCTATGTGTCCATTCTCTCTACCATCCTGAAAATGAATTCCACTTCAGGAAAGCACAAAGCCTTCTCTACTTGTGCATCTCACCTCCTGGGAGTCACCATCTTTTACAGCACtacaatttttacttatttaaaaccaaagaaatCCTACTCCTTGGGAAAGGATCAAGTGGCCTCTGTGTTTTATACTATGGTGGTTCCCATGCTGAATCCACTCATTTATAGTCTCAGGAACAAGGAAGTGAAAAATGCTCTCATTCGAGTCATGCAGAAGAGAGAGGGCTCCAGGCATTTGAAATGA